In Musa acuminata AAA Group cultivar baxijiao chromosome BXJ3-9, Cavendish_Baxijiao_AAA, whole genome shotgun sequence, a single genomic region encodes these proteins:
- the LOC135648789 gene encoding E3 ubiquitin ligase BIG BROTHER-related-like produces the protein MEKGEESGAGNKPTADEGSPLPIATPTAPPPPEDAEPPARAPFTSLSQIDADLALLRIIQEQGTAYAMLMMDGDDSDYWSSDYDEEGAGDELDHVAEGGGSIEGSDDEVDAAYFENDEAYSRALQDAEERVLAVRLMALAGLNEYDHGDHDSGFQDAWQDPDEFMYEELVALGELVGTESRGLSADTISALPSVSYKAESVQDDNAEQCIICRLEFEDGDSLVLLSCKHKYHPDCINKWLQINKACPMCNTEVSTSENKQD, from the exons ATGGAGAAGGGTGAAGAAAGCGGCGCCGGAAACAAACCCACCGCGGACGAAGGCAGCCCTCTCCCCATCGCCACTCCGACCGCTCCGCCGCCTCCCGAGGATGCTGAGCCCCCTGCCCGCGCGCCCTTCACCAGCCTCAGCCAGATCGACGCCGACCTCGCCCTCCTCCGCATCATCCAAGAACAG GGGACGGCATACGCGATGCTAATGATGGACGGCGATGACAGCGATTACTGGAGCTCCGACTATGATGAGGAAGGTGCGGGAGACGAGCTAGATCACGTGGCCGAGGGCGGCGGGAGCATCGAGGGAAGCGATGACGAGGTGGACGCCGCCTATTTCGAGAACGATGAGGCATACTCGAGGGCCCTGCAGGACGCGGAGGAGCGGGTACTGGCTGTTCGGTTGATGGCCCTTGCAGGATTGAATGAAT ATGATCATGGGGACCATGACAGTGGCTTTCAG GATGCTTGGCAAGATCCAGATGAATTCATGTATGAG GAGCTAGTTGCACTCGGTGAGCTAGTTGGAACCGAAAGCAGAGGCCTTTCTGCTGATACCATTTCTGCTTTGCCTTCAGTGAGTTACAAGGCAGAAAGTGTGCAAGATGACAATGCTGAACA ATGCATTATATGCCGGCTGGAGTTTGAGGATGGTGATTCTCTGGTCTTGCTTTCTTGCAAGCATAAGTACCACCCTGACTGCATAAACAAGTGGCTCCAAATAAATAAG GCATGTCCTATGTGCAACACTGAGGTTTCTACATCAGAGAACAAGCAAGACTGA
- the LOC135585749 gene encoding probable magnesium transporter NIPA6, which produces MGVSDNTKGFALAVVSSAFIGSSFILKKKGLKRAGKSGTRAGVGGYAYLLQPLWWAGMITMLIGEVANFVAYVFAPAALVTPLGALSIIVSSVLSHFMLKERLQRMGILGCISCIVGSVVIVIHAPREQSPSSVEEIWKLATQPGFLIYAATTLSFVLVLVLHFEPRYGQTNILIYLGICSLMGSLTVVSIKAIGIAIKLTFQGISQVTYYQTWLFVTVALVCVISQMNYLNKALDTFNTAIVSPIYYVMFTSLTIIASAIMFKDWSGQNNSSIASELCGFITVISGTVLLHTTREQEMAPATATISWYIGKSTGDHMKTIDDDHFVILQSSD; this is translated from the exons ATGGGGGTTTCGGACAACACGAAAGGCTTCGCCTTGGCCGTCGTCTCGAGCGCCTTCATCGGATCCAGCTTTATACTGAAGAAGAAGGGGCTCAAGCGCGCCGGGAAATCCGGCACCCGCGCAG GAGTCGGCGGATATGCATATCTATTACAACCATTGTGGTGGGCTGGAATGATAACAA TGCTTATCGGTGAAGTTGCAAACTTCGTGGCTTATGTTTTTGCCCCGGCTGCTCTGGTGACCCCTCTTGGTGCATTAAGCATAATAGTCAG TTCTGTCTTGTCACACTTCATGCTGAAGGAACGCTTACAGAGAATGGGCATTTTGGGTTGCATATCCTGCATAGTTGGTTCTGTTGTTATCGTGATTCATGCACCTCGGGAACAATCTCCAAGTTCAGTGGAAGAAATATGGAAACTAGCAACTCAGCCTG GTTTTTTAATTTATGCTGCAACTACATTGTCTTTTGTACTGGTGCTTGTCTTACACTTTGAACCCCGCTATGGACAGACAAATATATTAATTTACTTGGGCATCTGCTCTCTGATGGGCTCACTGACG GTTGTAAGCATAAAAGCCATTGGAATTGCAATCAAACTCACATTTCAGGGAATAAGTCAGGTTACTTATTACCAGACATGGTTGTTTGTCACAGTTGCACTTGTTTGTGTCATCTCTCAAATGAATTATCTAAACAAG gcacttgacacttttaacacaGCAATCGTATCCCCAATATACTATGTTATGTTCACTAGCCTTACAATAATTGCAAGTGCAATAATGTTCAAG GACTGGTCTGGACAAAACAATAGTAGTATTGCTTCTGAACTGTGCGGGTTTATAACAGTTATTTCAGGGACTGTCTTGTTGCACACAACCAGAGAACAGGAAATGGCTCCTGCCACAG CTACAATATCTTGGTATATTGGCAAGAGCACTGGTGATCATATGAAGACTATTGACGATGATCATTTTGTGATCTTGCAAAGTTCAGATTGA